A window of the Desulfobacula toluolica Tol2 genome harbors these coding sequences:
- a CDS encoding SUMF1/EgtB/PvdO family nonheme iron enzyme, protein MIQKMIFFAVLLLFAANITMATTGKRTALVIGNSTYRSGPLKNSVNDAVAMAHVLKRLGFDVILKTDVPKKVMLKSFREFSKKLLRSEIGLFYFAGHGMQINGINYLIPVHTTIREESEVEFEAVAVGRLLAKMKRAGNPLNIVILDACRDNPFKQSFRNFQKGFVQMNAPLGTVIAYATSPGSVAADGDGRNGTYTEALLKNFQNPNLDIQKMFNQTGLDVMKKTNKQQVPWVSTTPFPDYFLAGKALPPSSESSDKSHVKFKPVQKPLVNKPVTNKPAKPEPGDTWTDPVLGMEFVRVPGGCFKMGQTKAEKQYLIKEAGQDMYSRYCMDELPLHKVCVDGFWMAKTEVTRGQFKQFVKETGYRTDADKKGKAWIKNKHTNWIWKEEIGYNWKKPGFSQTDIHPVVCVSWNDAKVFINWLNQKSEQKFSLPTEAQWEYAARGGTKFMRFWGDSDSQACNYANVADKGSGWDPSFACSDGYQFTAPVGTYLPNPFGLFDMLGNAWEWCEDVYDKNAYSKHDHNNPFITSGSAFRVDRGGSWDYLPKFLRAAYRRRDLTDYRDSFLGFRLTINN, encoded by the coding sequence ATGATTCAAAAAATGATATTTTTTGCAGTGCTGCTGCTGTTTGCCGCAAATATTACCATGGCAACAACCGGCAAGCGCACAGCGCTTGTGATCGGGAACAGCACCTACCGGTCCGGCCCTTTGAAAAATTCTGTGAATGATGCCGTTGCCATGGCCCATGTATTAAAAAGGCTTGGCTTTGATGTGATTTTAAAAACAGATGTCCCTAAAAAAGTCATGCTGAAATCTTTTCGTGAATTTAGCAAAAAATTATTACGGTCTGAGATAGGTCTGTTCTATTTTGCAGGGCACGGGATGCAGATCAACGGGATAAATTATTTGATTCCTGTCCATACAACTATCCGGGAAGAATCAGAAGTGGAGTTTGAGGCTGTTGCTGTCGGCAGGCTTCTTGCCAAGATGAAACGAGCGGGAAATCCTTTGAACATTGTTATCCTGGATGCCTGCCGGGACAATCCGTTTAAACAAAGTTTTCGAAATTTCCAAAAAGGATTTGTCCAAATGAATGCTCCTTTGGGCACGGTGATTGCTTATGCCACATCTCCCGGATCTGTGGCAGCTGACGGGGACGGCAGGAACGGGACTTATACTGAAGCCTTGTTAAAAAATTTTCAGAACCCAAATCTGGATATCCAGAAGATGTTCAACCAAACAGGGCTGGATGTGATGAAAAAAACAAACAAACAACAGGTGCCATGGGTGTCGACAACCCCGTTTCCCGACTATTTTCTTGCCGGGAAAGCTTTGCCTCCATCATCCGAATCATCCGACAAGAGCCATGTTAAGTTCAAACCGGTTCAAAAACCCCTGGTCAATAAACCTGTGACCAATAAACCTGCCAAACCGGAACCAGGTGACACTTGGACAGATCCGGTTCTGGGCATGGAATTTGTCCGGGTGCCGGGCGGATGTTTTAAAATGGGACAGACCAAAGCTGAAAAACAGTACCTGATCAAAGAGGCGGGGCAAGATATGTACAGCAGATATTGCATGGATGAACTTCCTCTGCACAAAGTCTGTGTGGACGGGTTTTGGATGGCAAAGACCGAGGTGACCCGGGGGCAGTTCAAACAATTTGTTAAAGAGACCGGTTACAGGACAGATGCTGACAAAAAAGGCAAGGCCTGGATCAAAAACAAGCACACAAACTGGATTTGGAAAGAAGAGATAGGCTATAATTGGAAAAAACCAGGCTTCAGCCAGACAGATATTCATCCTGTTGTCTGTGTCTCCTGGAATGATGCCAAGGTTTTCATAAACTGGCTGAACCAAAAATCAGAGCAAAAATTTTCCCTGCCAACAGAAGCCCAATGGGAATATGCAGCCCGTGGCGGGACAAAGTTCATGCGCTTCTGGGGGGACTCTGATTCCCAGGCGTGCAACTATGCCAATGTAGCGGATAAAGGAAGCGGCTGGGACCCTTCATTTGCGTGCAGTGACGGATATCAGTTCACAGCACCTGTGGGAACATACCTGCCCAATCCCTTTGGTCTGTTTGATATGCTGGGCAATGCCTGGGAATGGTGTGAGGATGTTTATGATAAAAATGCTTATTCAAAACATGATCATAACAATCCATTCATAACATCCGGGAGCGCCTTTCGCGTTGATCGCGGCGGCAGCTGGGATTACCTGCCCAAGTTTTTGCGGGCTGCTTACCGGCGCAGGGATTTGACCGATTACCGGGACAGCTTCCTGGGATTCCGGCTAACAATTAACAATTAA
- a CDS encoding OmpA family protein gives MIQKTALLVWVAFLVSTSFLWADEVRFQTTSDEMVKELTRPPVKYRSFTSKKRTIAVAERINNKMEKTIVVVDENLDVPKLKIRIEFDYDSSALKKSSYTLLKEVGTALMSNAIKDKTIMINGHTDSDGTQAYNLKLSFDRADSVKAYLIAAFNLPENKLQIRGYGELLPLKPNTSTDNKQINRRVEFEIVNR, from the coding sequence ATGATTCAAAAAACAGCTCTATTGGTTTGGGTTGCCTTTTTAGTATCGACCTCTTTTTTGTGGGCTGATGAAGTTCGGTTTCAAACCACGAGCGATGAGATGGTAAAAGAGCTGACCCGGCCACCGGTGAAATATCGAAGCTTTACCTCAAAAAAGCGGACTATCGCCGTGGCCGAAAGGATCAACAATAAAATGGAAAAAACCATTGTGGTGGTTGATGAAAACCTGGATGTCCCAAAGCTAAAAATTAGAATAGAATTTGATTATGATTCTTCTGCCTTGAAAAAATCGTCCTATACTCTTTTAAAGGAAGTTGGAACGGCATTGATGTCAAATGCGATCAAAGACAAAACCATCATGATCAACGGGCATACGGATTCTGACGGAACACAGGCGTATAATCTAAAACTGAGTTTTGACCGGGCCGACTCTGTTAAAGCCTATCTGATTGCCGCTTTCAATCTTCCCGAAAACAAGCTGCAGATAAGAGGGTATGGAGAATTGCTGCCTCTGAAACCCAATACAAGCACTGACAATAAACAGATCAATCGACGTGTTGAATTTGAAATTGTTAATCGGTAA
- a CDS encoding DUF4384 domain-containing protein, whose translation MRKIKFSVCVGLLFLSIVLSSCITTQTHVAGKNSSLSAASKQIVFNINSLFDVTSSHIQISANNFWEKDTLLNLPFSSVLAEALASEFSKSGAILSVQDTGEKPLRAMGSYRVAGNDVWITVRLRCMGEAASTDLAVVEGRISRKNMDPRWLEPEFERISRSLVRLLELNYSGMMSLQIKTPPFQPVNPLQPELALGDELAKYMKDAFAASLVFRDAGDSPEQTNAVLKGDYSEMGHAMVFHVSILDKNTGRHLAGAKILTDIQSIPEQMLQPKIQSLDDLTQTVSQLIIEEAINKKKIINEAIGKNNRQDLTNPTNRVYIGRHNFHDAGLNAITPLGLRIFENLKSIFGKNRFFSVTDDPSAHADLILSGQYVQDHEAMVLSLDLNRLEKSSYGCRKTIIASAQAKMGLQFCRTTWFKANLKGHINFLMYRLENEAMAKRPCRNRTDVVINKFKLENKQRYSLFSDYLNDCFLDYFASSLYFSPVTHTQKIVTRSLTRRTRTIVATKNPEATIASVAKVSHFISGSFWPKDNGTIEIKTTLENIDGKILAAEQTIVKAADIDSDWLNPLEPEIILPPTAELFVELFTQKGRNNLSFRKGEEIIFFAKANKPVYIKIFTSDAQQQVFRIYPNEFAKKSLLFRAGEVTSIPGAQYAADFKFEVQGKTGNEQVVAFASDRPLPDLPGSKDAVYGMKQINLSINEIADWFTDYARKRGIALSWDLLPVLTKE comes from the coding sequence ATGAGAAAAATAAAATTTTCTGTGTGCGTGGGTTTACTCTTTTTGTCCATTGTTTTATCGTCCTGCATTACAACACAGACACATGTTGCAGGAAAAAATTCGTCTTTATCTGCTGCATCAAAACAGATTGTTTTTAACATAAACTCCCTGTTTGATGTTACATCAAGCCATATTCAAATCAGTGCTAATAATTTCTGGGAAAAAGACACCCTGCTGAATTTACCTTTTTCATCTGTGCTGGCCGAAGCCCTGGCATCTGAATTTTCAAAATCAGGTGCTATTCTCAGTGTTCAGGACACAGGCGAAAAACCCTTGAGAGCCATGGGATCTTACAGGGTTGCTGGAAATGATGTGTGGATCACGGTCCGGCTCAGATGCATGGGAGAGGCAGCAAGCACAGATCTTGCGGTTGTGGAAGGCCGCATCAGCAGAAAAAACATGGACCCGAGATGGCTTGAACCTGAATTTGAACGAATCTCCCGATCCCTGGTCCGGCTGCTGGAGCTGAATTACAGCGGCATGATGTCTCTTCAGATCAAAACTCCGCCTTTTCAGCCAGTCAACCCGTTGCAACCCGAGCTTGCCCTTGGAGATGAACTTGCAAAATACATGAAAGATGCATTTGCCGCTTCATTAGTTTTCCGGGATGCCGGAGATTCTCCGGAACAGACTAATGCCGTTTTAAAGGGCGATTATTCAGAAATGGGCCATGCCATGGTATTCCATGTGTCGATTCTGGACAAGAATACGGGCAGACATCTTGCCGGTGCAAAGATTTTGACCGACATTCAAAGTATTCCGGAACAAATGTTACAACCAAAGATTCAATCCCTTGATGATCTTACTCAAACGGTTTCGCAATTGATAATAGAAGAAGCTATTAACAAAAAAAAGATTATTAACGAAGCAATAGGCAAAAACAATCGACAGGATTTAACAAATCCAACCAACAGGGTTTATATCGGCAGGCATAATTTCCATGATGCCGGTTTGAACGCTATTACACCGCTGGGTCTCAGGATTTTTGAAAACTTAAAATCCATTTTTGGAAAAAACCGTTTTTTCTCCGTCACAGACGACCCGTCAGCCCATGCAGACTTGATCCTTTCCGGTCAATATGTACAAGATCATGAAGCAATGGTCCTGTCCCTGGATCTGAACCGGTTGGAAAAAAGTTCCTATGGATGCCGCAAAACCATCATTGCCTCTGCCCAGGCAAAGATGGGGCTTCAATTTTGCCGCACAACATGGTTTAAGGCAAATTTAAAAGGACATATAAACTTTTTAATGTACCGCCTGGAAAACGAGGCTATGGCAAAGCGGCCCTGCCGCAACAGAACTGATGTGGTGATCAATAAATTCAAGCTGGAAAACAAACAGAGATATTCATTGTTCAGTGATTATTTAAATGATTGTTTCCTGGATTATTTTGCATCTTCTCTGTATTTTTCGCCGGTCACCCATACGCAAAAGATAGTGACCCGATCGTTAACCAGGAGAACCAGAACCATTGTGGCAACAAAAAATCCGGAAGCAACCATTGCATCCGTGGCAAAGGTTTCACATTTTATCAGCGGCAGTTTCTGGCCCAAAGACAACGGCACCATAGAAATTAAGACAACGCTTGAAAATATTGACGGAAAAATTCTGGCTGCTGAGCAGACAATAGTAAAAGCCGCTGATATTGACAGCGACTGGCTGAACCCTCTGGAACCGGAAATTATTCTGCCGCCAACTGCCGAGCTTTTTGTTGAGCTGTTCACACAAAAAGGCAGAAACAATCTGTCCTTTAGAAAAGGAGAAGAGATCATTTTTTTTGCAAAGGCCAATAAGCCGGTCTACATCAAGATTTTTACATCAGATGCACAACAGCAAGTGTTCAGAATTTATCCCAATGAGTTTGCGAAAAAATCCCTGCTGTTCAGGGCCGGAGAGGTGACATCCATCCCCGGCGCTCAATATGCAGCCGATTTTAAGTTTGAGGTACAGGGCAAAACCGGCAACGAACAGGTGGTGGCCTTTGCATCGGATCGCCCCCTGCCGGATCTGCCCGGTTCAAAAGATGCGGTTTATGGTATGAAACAAATTAATCTGAGCATAAACGAAATAGCTGACTGGTTTACTGATTATGCACGCAAAAGAGGGATAGCTTTGTCATGGGATTTACTGCCTGTTTTGACGAAAGAGTAA
- a CDS encoding sigma-70 family RNA polymerase sigma factor: MLTEENERLVKKIAFKLYRIYCPKGEMGVFTVEDLFHYGIIGLLKAKKGFKKEKGVPFDAYADIRINGEIMDAIRKSPIIRLPHAKRKKAKQLEQARKALLDKNIPPDPETVAQKLGWTDEEVLKTESLSSHVISADANPGTSNWFDLRSTDTIEEKVLNKDFAHTFKQCLDQIDDDTERLVFMARQLEEMTLKMVGERLGFSIEKARQKQINAQQSMKSCLEKKGWDLTN, from the coding sequence TTGCTGACAGAAGAAAACGAAAGGCTTGTTAAAAAAATTGCTTTTAAACTATACCGAATATATTGTCCCAAAGGTGAGATGGGTGTTTTTACTGTAGAGGATCTGTTTCATTACGGCATCATCGGACTTTTAAAAGCAAAAAAAGGCTTTAAAAAAGAAAAAGGCGTCCCGTTTGATGCCTATGCCGACATCAGGATTAATGGTGAAATCATGGATGCAATAAGAAAAAGCCCCATAATCCGGTTGCCGCATGCAAAAAGAAAAAAGGCAAAACAGCTGGAGCAGGCAAGAAAGGCCCTGCTGGACAAAAATATACCACCTGATCCTGAAACTGTTGCGCAAAAACTGGGCTGGACTGATGAAGAGGTTTTAAAAACAGAGAGCCTGTCAAGCCATGTGATATCCGCAGATGCAAATCCTGGTACAAGCAATTGGTTCGATTTAAGATCAACAGACACCATTGAAGAAAAAGTGTTGAACAAGGATTTTGCACACACTTTTAAACAATGCCTGGACCAAATAGACGATGACACGGAACGGCTTGTTTTCATGGCAAGGCAGCTGGAGGAAATGACCTTGAAAATGGTGGGAGAGCGCCTTGGCTTTTCAATTGAAAAAGCCCGGCAAAAACAGATCAACGCACAACAAAGCATGAAATCCTGTCTTGAAAAAAAAGGATGGGACTTAACCAATTAA
- a CDS encoding S16 family serine protease produces MSNIRLLFDNGSYYSVMCSLWPPKPGNPRPAEAFIVSESEGDFTLAARTAALAAYTCLESRGEKISPFTAGIELLERINAKANIAGESGGLCFAIAIAAALLKVDMPDIAATGVLTADGSIKKVKGLHTKLTTAVKLVSENGFIFYPRINGNEISDDLWSVFKQKNLRCHGVTHINQVFDILLPPQQTTGILKKIILLILALILTGLVGYFCLSTTDMGLTSLETKITKPMPLSPAADPSPLIKKPKPSLPKPIKLPPVKIEPIDTGFD; encoded by the coding sequence ATGAGTAATATCCGGCTATTGTTTGACAACGGCAGTTATTATTCTGTAATGTGTTCTCTTTGGCCGCCAAAGCCGGGAAACCCCAGACCCGCAGAGGCATTCATTGTATCGGAAAGCGAGGGCGACTTTACCTTGGCGGCAAGAACAGCCGCTCTTGCCGCCTATACCTGTTTAGAATCAAGAGGAGAAAAAATATCCCCTTTTACCGCCGGAATTGAGTTGTTGGAAAGAATCAATGCCAAAGCCAATATTGCCGGTGAAAGCGGCGGGCTTTGCTTTGCCATTGCCATTGCAGCAGCCTTGTTAAAGGTTGATATGCCGGACATTGCTGCCACCGGCGTTCTCACGGCAGACGGCAGCATAAAAAAAGTAAAAGGTCTCCATACCAAGCTGACGACCGCTGTCAAGCTGGTAAGCGAAAACGGATTTATCTTTTATCCCAGAATCAATGGCAATGAGATTTCTGATGATCTTTGGTCTGTTTTTAAACAAAAAAACTTACGATGTCATGGAGTTACGCATATAAACCAGGTTTTTGATATCCTGCTGCCGCCGCAACAAACAACAGGCATCTTAAAGAAAATCATTCTTCTGATTCTTGCGCTCATACTGACCGGCTTGGTGGGGTACTTTTGTTTAAGCACTACTGACATGGGTTTAACTTCCTTAGAAACAAAAATAACAAAACCAATGCCATTATCCCCTGCAGCTGACCCTTCCCCTTTAATTAAAAAACCAAAGCCGTCCCTGCCAAAGCCGATAAAATTGCCACCGGTTAAGATCGAGCCTATAGACACGGGCTTTGACTAA
- a CDS encoding MinD/ParA family protein has product MARIITITSGKGGVGKTSISLNVSLALASKGFKVCLFDADLGLANVNILTGIYPEKDLESVIEGQADLTDIIIKSYQGIDIIPGSSGVEKIADLTRTQTDNLISAFLDLEDYDYFIFDTSAGISAQVLSFCMASNEIILVATCEPTSLTDAYSLLKVLSKYQYDRPVKVVINQVRSGKAAQKAYVQLKETVNRFLLIKVEPLGIMASDKNVRASVISQTPFFMLFPDTIASKCINAIARKLIATPDQTGQMPMELFWDQCLAFLEKHHAPQKKTVPPKAATPQKAIKKDETENNPDISNALFRIEDKLSLLIKEVREIKQVLNPNTPVPEKNNGKTPVLPKPKALTLDFESWLKKRKISQSPCL; this is encoded by the coding sequence ATGGCAAGAATCATTACCATTACCAGTGGGAAGGGCGGGGTCGGAAAAACAAGTATCAGTTTGAATGTATCTTTGGCACTGGCATCAAAAGGATTTAAAGTCTGCCTGTTTGATGCTGACCTTGGTCTTGCCAACGTGAATATCCTCACCGGCATTTATCCTGAAAAAGATCTTGAATCGGTTATTGAAGGACAGGCCGACTTAACGGACATCATAATCAAATCATATCAGGGGATTGACATTATACCGGGAAGTTCCGGTGTGGAAAAAATTGCAGACCTGACCCGGACTCAAACCGATAACCTTATTTCCGCGTTTTTAGATCTTGAAGACTATGATTATTTTATTTTTGACACATCTGCCGGCATCTCCGCCCAGGTGCTGTCTTTTTGCATGGCGTCCAATGAAATCATCCTGGTGGCCACATGCGAACCCACTTCCCTGACCGATGCCTATTCCCTGCTCAAAGTGCTGTCAAAATATCAATATGATCGTCCGGTCAAGGTGGTGATCAACCAGGTGAGATCCGGCAAAGCCGCTCAAAAAGCCTATGTTCAGCTAAAAGAGACCGTTAATCGCTTTCTTTTGATTAAAGTGGAGCCGTTGGGGATTATGGCATCAGACAAAAATGTACGGGCCTCGGTGATTTCCCAGACCCCTTTTTTTATGCTTTTCCCGGACACAATTGCATCAAAATGCATCAATGCCATTGCCCGAAAACTGATCGCCACCCCAGACCAAACCGGCCAGATGCCCATGGAGCTTTTCTGGGATCAATGCCTGGCATTTCTTGAAAAACATCATGCCCCCCAAAAAAAAACTGTTCCCCCAAAAGCGGCAACACCCCAAAAAGCGATAAAAAAAGATGAGACAGAAAACAATCCTGATATTTCAAACGCACTTTTTCGTATTGAAGACAAACTTTCCTTGCTGATAAAAGAAGTAAGGGAGATCAAACAAGTCCTTAACCCCAATACGCCCGTTCCTGAGAAAAACAACGGAAAAACACCTGTACTGCCCAAACCCAAAGCGCTTACCCTTGATTTTGAATCCTGGCTGAAAAAAAGAAAAATTAGTCAAAGCCCGTGTCTATAG
- a CDS encoding GspE/PulE family protein, which yields MPDKKKTLSEQVGALKTGELFVEQGLICPEDIDRVLLIQAKMQDSPGLIKNRLFGMILCDLNLVTPVDNYCVLHKYNKLVSIQSALISKKTKLKEMVSKNMISREKVLNAHNASLTLDLPFISLLLKDLVISMSEMQLLLFNLFHIPFRSIIDFVFNEADRTRLVNVLDKHDSLENRMIPLVLKGHTILIGITDPENLLFIQKLNNRFPQYRFKAVFISFSGFSRFYGIIYKTNIDHSSSGRTPLDLPFLLSFKTSIKDPEQENESIQTLYDRYELLRRLSGNPKRDNQQIEFNEFIVCAHKKITREYKSRCIEFSLKQQGRDVNIIAFPKQ from the coding sequence TTGCCAGACAAGAAAAAAACACTGTCCGAACAGGTTGGGGCGTTGAAAACCGGTGAACTTTTTGTCGAGCAAGGATTAATCTGTCCGGAAGACATTGACAGGGTTCTTTTGATCCAGGCAAAAATGCAGGATTCTCCGGGCCTGATAAAAAACCGCCTGTTTGGAATGATTTTATGTGACCTGAATCTGGTCACGCCGGTGGATAATTATTGTGTTCTTCATAAATATAATAAACTTGTATCCATTCAATCGGCACTGATTTCAAAAAAGACGAAGTTAAAAGAAATGGTGTCAAAAAATATGATATCAAGAGAAAAAGTTTTAAACGCACACAATGCATCACTGACTCTTGATCTTCCATTTATCAGCCTGCTCCTCAAAGACCTGGTGATTTCAATGAGCGAAATGCAACTATTGCTGTTTAATTTATTTCATATTCCGTTCAGATCCATCATTGATTTTGTTTTTAATGAAGCAGACAGGACAAGGCTGGTTAATGTTCTGGATAAACACGACTCCCTGGAAAATCGAATGATTCCCCTGGTTTTAAAGGGCCATACCATCCTGATAGGGATTACAGACCCTGAAAACCTGTTGTTCATACAAAAATTGAACAACAGGTTTCCCCAATACAGGTTTAAGGCCGTGTTCATTTCGTTTTCAGGATTTTCCCGGTTTTACGGAATCATTTACAAAACCAATATAGATCATTCCTCATCCGGGAGAACTCCCCTGGATCTGCCTTTTCTTTTAAGCTTTAAAACATCCATAAAAGATCCTGAACAGGAAAACGAATCTATCCAAACATTGTACGACAGATATGAATTGTTGAGGCGCTTGAGCGGGAACCCGAAGCGAGATAATCAGCAGATTGAATTTAACGAGTTTATTGTTTGTGCCCACAAGAAAATAACCCGGGAATATAAAAGCCGCTGCATTGAGTTTTCCTTGAAACAACAGGGCCGGGACGTCAACATCATTGCATTTCCAAAACAATAG
- a CDS encoding HDOD domain-containing protein, translating to MKQTHIFEKIKQSNTLPQLPQVMLRLIKACNSGKTSIDELAEIISTDPSLTSRLLQIIGSPYINLPKAVNSIKNAVVYLGVDTIRNMAISTSAMRFFNVSKIVPEFDIGRFWYHSYKCGVIAKKIALENNFSDPDEFFLAGLLHDIGRLVLLQNFPDDYKTVLQTTPNEKQILAAEMEMFGADTPQVSAWLFRQWNLNPLIADAVLFINEPIEQIKSALFHVKVVFISNILAGRTAVLEKIPDIICLTDIPRTGLEQIAVEAEQEVFDMAKSLGINSDYVQDNDCEESLTCEIKDLSLFFGTLRNLLQARDVDAVLDVAQNGFKIIFNVPRMFYFFLDEKKNMLTGGCSSNDKANKIIQSIALPISNTSSLVVKCLKENTVQNSLKQTPYQKLAISDTQLIRLLEAKGMYCVPICSSKNTSGIMVLGVDAATAKTLDDNSGLVRLFSQQTGVCIQSIRFYNDYAVNIHEKKMQAYSTLTDKVIHEINNPIAIIKNYIQTLGLKLPDKHPVQEDLCVINEEMSRVAGLLDKLRSFSSPKIDGFEPVDINQLCLGILEILKKSILLPKQIEADILVDPEMPRVKTDRNGLKQVFINLIKNAAEAMNKGGKITVTTRFLSDSAKIMIDEKKRIPGSVEIVISDDGPGIDETIKETLFEPYTTTKTGTANAGLGLAIVHSIVKELNGKITCKTKPGKGTFFIIILPVISSKMKQG from the coding sequence ATGAAACAAACACATATTTTTGAAAAAATAAAACAATCCAATACTCTTCCCCAGCTTCCCCAGGTCATGCTGAGACTCATCAAGGCCTGTAACAGTGGAAAGACAAGTATTGATGAGCTGGCCGAAATTATTTCTACAGATCCTTCTTTAACGTCCAGGCTTCTGCAGATTATCGGATCACCCTATATAAATTTGCCCAAGGCTGTGAACAGCATAAAAAATGCTGTTGTCTACCTGGGCGTTGATACGATTCGGAATATGGCCATCAGCACATCTGCCATGCGGTTTTTTAATGTATCAAAAATCGTTCCCGAGTTTGATATCGGCCGGTTCTGGTATCATTCTTATAAATGCGGTGTGATTGCTAAAAAAATAGCCCTGGAAAATAATTTTTCAGACCCTGATGAATTTTTCCTGGCAGGATTGCTGCATGATATCGGCAGGCTGGTTCTTTTGCAGAATTTTCCCGATGATTACAAAACCGTTTTGCAAACAACGCCCAATGAAAAACAGATCCTTGCCGCTGAAATGGAAATGTTTGGTGCCGACACCCCCCAGGTAAGTGCATGGCTTTTCAGGCAATGGAATTTGAATCCACTGATTGCAGATGCCGTGCTTTTTATCAATGAACCCATTGAGCAGATTAAAAGCGCGCTCTTTCATGTGAAAGTTGTATTTATTTCAAACATTCTGGCCGGGCGGACAGCGGTACTTGAAAAGATCCCGGATATTATCTGCCTGACGGATATTCCCCGGACAGGACTGGAACAGATTGCTGTTGAGGCGGAACAAGAAGTCTTTGACATGGCCAAAAGCCTTGGCATAAATTCGGATTATGTTCAGGATAACGACTGCGAAGAGTCATTGACCTGTGAAATAAAGGATCTGTCTTTGTTTTTCGGCACATTGCGAAATCTGCTGCAAGCCAGGGATGTTGATGCGGTTCTGGATGTTGCACAAAACGGGTTTAAAATCATATTCAATGTTCCCCGGATGTTTTATTTTTTTTTGGATGAAAAAAAAAATATGTTAACCGGGGGGTGCAGCAGTAATGATAAAGCCAATAAAATCATCCAAAGTATTGCCCTGCCAATATCCAATACATCCAGCCTTGTGGTGAAATGTTTAAAAGAGAACACGGTTCAAAACAGTTTGAAACAGACACCCTATCAAAAACTTGCCATATCGGACACACAGCTTATCCGGCTGCTTGAGGCAAAAGGCATGTATTGTGTCCCCATCTGTTCATCAAAAAACACATCCGGGATCATGGTACTCGGAGTTGATGCGGCAACAGCCAAAACTCTTGATGATAACAGTGGCCTGGTCAGGCTTTTTTCACAACAGACAGGCGTGTGTATTCAAAGTATCCGGTTTTATAATGACTATGCGGTCAATATTCACGAAAAGAAAATGCAAGCTTATTCAACACTGACCGATAAGGTGATTCATGAAATCAACAACCCCATCGCAATTATTAAAAATTATATTCAAACCCTGGGCCTGAAACTGCCTGATAAACATCCGGTTCAAGAAGACCTTTGCGTGATCAATGAAGAAATGAGCCGGGTTGCAGGGCTTTTGGATAAACTCAGAAGCTTTTCAAGCCCGAAAATCGACGGATTTGAACCTGTTGACATTAACCAGCTTTGCCTGGGCATATTGGAAATTTTAAAGAAATCAATCCTGCTGCCAAAACAGATTGAGGCCGACATTCTTGTTGATCCTGAAATGCCCAGAGTCAAAACCGACCGGAACGGATTAAAACAGGTGTTTATCAATCTTATAAAAAATGCAGCCGAAGCCATGAATAAAGGGGGTAAAATAACCGTCACCACACGATTTTTATCAGACTCAGCAAAAATTATGATTGACGAAAAAAAGCGAATTCCGGGAAGTGTGGAGATCGTAATTTCCGATGATGGGCCGGGGATTGACGAAACAATCAAAGAAACATTGTTTGAGCCGTATACCACAACCAAAACAGGGACGGCCAATGCAGGGCTGGGGCTTGCCATTGTCCATTCCATTGTCAAAGAGCTGAACGGAAAAATCACCTGCAAGACAAAGCCGGGCAAGGGAACCTTTTTTATCATCATCCTGCCGGTTATCTCATCAAAAATGAAACAAGGATAA